The nucleotide window CCGAATCGTATTGAAGTTGTGATCCACCCCGAGTCGATCATCCATTCGATGGTGGCGTTTCGCGATGGATCGGTCGTGGCGCAACTGGGCAGCCCGGATATGCGAACGCCGATTCAATATGCGCTGACCTATCCGCGCCGTCTGGCCGGAGATTGCCCCCGGGTTGATTTCTCGAAGCTCGGGCGGATGCACTTCGAACCACCGGATGAGGCGAGGTTTCCGGCGCTTCGGATCGGGCACGAGGTGGCTCGCCGCGGGGGAACGGCGGGTGCGGCGATGAATGCCGCGAATGAGGCGGCGGTTGAAGGGTTTCGGGCGGGCCGGTTTCCATTCCTGGAGATCGCCGAACTGGTTGGCGACGTCACGCGACGTCACTGCTTTGACGACAATCCGACCATCGAGACGCTCTTTTGCGTCGATCGGTGGGCACGGAATGAGGTTTTGCGATGCTGCATTGCTTAGGCGCCACGGACACATCGATCTTCGGGGAATTCATGTCGGCGATGTCCACGGTGTATTCCTACCTGCTGGTTATCTTCGGCTTCTCGGTGGTTGTGTTCATTCACGAGCTGGGGCATTTCGCTGCCGCGAAGTGGGCGGGTGTGCGCGTTCAGGCCTTTGCCATTGGATTCGGTCGGCGGCTGATGTCGTTTCGCCAGGGCATCGGCTTTCGCTTCGGCTCGACCGAGGCGGAGTATCGGCGCCGCGTTGACGAGGTGCTGATCGCTCGCGGTGTCGCAACACGCGATGAATTGAACAATCCGGAAGGACCGGCGTTCGAGGCTGAGCGGGTGGCGGCCGGCCGGGAGATGGGTCTGAGCGAGACCGAATATCGCTTCAATGTGCTGCCACTCGGCGGCTATGTTCAAATGCTGGGGCAGGAGGATTTCGTCGTTGACAAGACCGGCGAATTGAAAGTGAAGGCCGATCCTGACAGCTTCACGAACAAACCGGTCGGCAAGCGAATGGTGATTGTCAGTGCCGGCGTCATCATGAATCTCATTTTTGCCGCGATCCTCTTCACCATCGTCAACATGGTCGGCATGCCGCAGCTTTCGCCCGTGCTCGGTTACGTCGTTGAAAACACCCCGGCGGGCCGGGCGGGTCTGCTGCCGGGCGACCGCATACTTGATATTAACGGCGATGAAATCGCCAACTTCAATGATCTGATGATGCGGATCACGCTTTCCGATCCGGATGAGACGCTGACGATGCGCGTGGAGCGCGACGGAAAGATCGTCTCGCCTTCGCCGGAGATTCGGCCGGAATTCGTGGAGGAGCGGGAGGTTCGCCAGATCGGCGTCGCACCAGGAGAGACGCGCCGCGTCTGGGGCGTCACGTTTGGTGACATATCAGCGGCACGTCCTGATGAACTTCACGAGAAGGACGAGATTCACTCGATCGTTGTGGACGGCAAAGAAATGGAATGCCGCGACGCCGGCGTGGTTCGCCGGGAAATGATGCGCGCCGAAGGGCGTCCGATTGAGTTGATTGTCAAACGGCCGAAACATCCCGAGACGCTGACCGACGAGGATCTCAAACAGTTTGATCCGCCGATCGAAACCGAGACCCGACGTGTCAACGTCAGCGCGATGTGGCTGCCTCTGCCGTACGATTCGAACGATCGCGGCGGAGCTTCGCTGCTGGGCCTGGTGCCTCGCCTGACCGTCATCCAGGCGACTCCGGGTAAATCGCTCGACAAGGCCGGCGTGAAGGCGGGCGATGTGATCGTGAAAATCGGCGACTATGAATACCCGACCTACTCCGAATTCGTAAATGCAATCCGAAAGGCAGGTCCCGGCGCCCTGTCGATCCAGGTGCGTCGCAAGGGATTGTCGCGCGATGGCCTTTCCGCCGCGGTTGTCAGCTTCTGCGTCGCTCAGCGCGAACGTTTGATCCGCGCGGGCATCGAGGATCTGAAGGAAGCCCGTGACGTGCTGGCAGATCTGGCTCGGAACGCCGGCATTGATGAAGCCGGCGTGGCCGCGCTGAACAAGGAATTGGCGGAGGCGCGTACGGTCGATGCATGGCGAAAGTGGTTCGAGAAAGTCGATGTCCTCACGCTGGGGCCGATCAAGCCGGAGGCGCCGTTCGCGTTATTCAGCCGCCCTGCGGCGACCATCGACGCCGATGTCCGGAATATTGATGAAGACCATTTGTTCGTGGCGGATGTCATCTCGAAATTCGGCGAACGTGTGACACCCGCACAGCAGTCGGGTCTCAAGCGTGGCGCAGTGATTCTCTCGGTGAACGACAGACCTGTGCGCCGTTGGTACGAACTGTCGCACGCGCTTGCGGCCAATGCCGGCAAGACCGTGCAGATTGAGTATCGACTCGTCAACGAAATCACGCGGACGTCGTTTATCGTGCCTGCTTCAGTGCAGACTTCCCTCGGGATTGGCGCGGAAGATCGTATCGTGAAGGTTGCGGACAAAACCCAGTGCGTGGTCCGTGTGGCGGATACGCTGGGGGGCGGGTTCAAGGAGGTTTCGCTGTCGCTGCCCGATTGGCGGGCGATCGAGGCGCTGCTCAAGGAAAATATCGGCAAAACCGTAGCGGTCGAGTATGTCACGCCGTCCGGCGAACGGAAAAATGGCGAATATGCGGTGACGGCGGAAAACACCGATCCCTGGCCGAGCCGCGTGCAGTACTACGCGATGACGTTTTTCTGCTATCCCCTCGTTGAGTGGCAGTCGACTCCGAATCCATTGAAGGCATTCGTGGCCGGCGTCGAGCAGGCGCATCACGCGACGATGTCCACGATCAAGACGATTCGTCACATGCTCTTCACCCGCACGGTGGGTGTCTCCAATGTGAGCGGCCCACTCGGAATCGCCCACAAGGGTTCGGAAGTGGCACAAGGCGGGATTATCGCCTTGTTCTGGTTTCTCGGCCTGATCTCGGCGAATCTCGCGGTGATTAACTTCCTGCCGCTACCCATCGTGGACGGCGGATTGTTCCTGTTTCTGATCCTCGAGAAAATTCGCGGAGAGCCGGTGAGCATCAAGACGCAGGTGGCGACGCAACTTCTGGGCATCGCCTTGATCGCGACCGTGTTCATCCTGGTGACCTATCAGGATATTCTGCGACTGGTGACCGGGGCGTAAAAGGCGTCTTGCGCCCGGTTCCATGCGGCTGTTGCGCCGGGGCTCACTGCCGGCCGCGCTCCGTGATCCGCCAGACGGCGGCTTGATCCGGATTCAGCGTTCGCACCACGGGCCCCCATGTGTCGCAGAGCGATCGCGCCAGGAGCACGACTTCGCCCACGCGATGAACCCGAATCTTCAGCGTGCCGAACGATTCGCAGGTTCCGACGAAATCATCATCCAGATAAATGTGCACAGGGCAGTTTGTCTCATTGATGATGGACAG belongs to Phycisphaerae bacterium and includes:
- a CDS encoding site-2 protease family protein, which codes for MLHCLGATDTSIFGEFMSAMSTVYSYLLVIFGFSVVVFIHELGHFAAAKWAGVRVQAFAIGFGRRLMSFRQGIGFRFGSTEAEYRRRVDEVLIARGVATRDELNNPEGPAFEAERVAAGREMGLSETEYRFNVLPLGGYVQMLGQEDFVVDKTGELKVKADPDSFTNKPVGKRMVIVSAGVIMNLIFAAILFTIVNMVGMPQLSPVLGYVVENTPAGRAGLLPGDRILDINGDEIANFNDLMMRITLSDPDETLTMRVERDGKIVSPSPEIRPEFVEEREVRQIGVAPGETRRVWGVTFGDISAARPDELHEKDEIHSIVVDGKEMECRDAGVVRREMMRAEGRPIELIVKRPKHPETLTDEDLKQFDPPIETETRRVNVSAMWLPLPYDSNDRGGASLLGLVPRLTVIQATPGKSLDKAGVKAGDVIVKIGDYEYPTYSEFVNAIRKAGPGALSIQVRRKGLSRDGLSAAVVSFCVAQRERLIRAGIEDLKEARDVLADLARNAGIDEAGVAALNKELAEARTVDAWRKWFEKVDVLTLGPIKPEAPFALFSRPAATIDADVRNIDEDHLFVADVISKFGERVTPAQQSGLKRGAVILSVNDRPVRRWYELSHALAANAGKTVQIEYRLVNEITRTSFIVPASVQTSLGIGAEDRIVKVADKTQCVVRVADTLGGGFKEVSLSLPDWRAIEALLKENIGKTVAVEYVTPSGERKNGEYAVTAENTDPWPSRVQYYAMTFFCYPLVEWQSTPNPLKAFVAGVEQAHHATMSTIKTIRHMLFTRTVGVSNVSGPLGIAHKGSEVAQGGIIALFWFLGLISANLAVINFLPLPIVDGGLFLFLILEKIRGEPVSIKTQVATQLLGIALIATVFILVTYQDILRLVTGA